From Erinaceus europaeus chromosome 9, mEriEur2.1, whole genome shotgun sequence, one genomic window encodes:
- the TRPC1 gene encoding short transient receptor potential channel 1 isoform X4: protein MERTRRTKIILFVSQSNCQQFLNTVWFGQMSGYRRKPTCKKIMTVLTVGIFWPVLSLCYLIAPKSQFGRIIHTPFMKFIIHGASYFTFLLLLNLYSLVYNEDKKNTMGPALERIDYLLILWIIGMIWSDIKRLWYEGLEDFLEESRNQLSFVMNSLYLATFALKVVAHNKFHDFADRKDWDAFHPTLVAEGLFAFANVLSYLRLFFMYTTSSILGPLQISMGQMLQDFGKFLGMFLLVLFSFTIGLTQLYDKGYTPKEQKDCVGIFCEEQSNDTFHSFIGTCFALFWYIFSLAHVAIFVTRFSYGEELQSFVGAVIVGTYNVVVVIVLTKLLVAMLHKSFQLIANHEDKEWKFARAKLWLSYFDDKCTLPPPFNIIPSPKTICYMISSLSKWICSHTSKGKVKRQNSLKEWRNLKQKRDENYQKVMCCLVHRYLTSMRQKMQSTDQATVENLNELRQDLSKFRNEIRDLLGFRTSKYAMFYPRN from the exons TTTGTCTCCCAGTCGAACTGCCAGCAGTTTCTGAACACTGTTTGGTTTGGACAGATGTCAGGTTACCGACGAAAGCCTACCTGTAAGAAGATAATGACTGTTTTGACAGTTGGCATCTTCTGGCCAGTTTTGTCACTGTGTTATTTGATAGCTCCCAAGTCTCAGTTTGGCAGAATCATTCACACACCatttatgaaatttattattCATGGAGCATCTTATTTCACATTTCTACTATTATTAAACCTATATTCGCTTGTCTACAATGAAGATAAGAAAAACACAATGGGCCCAGCTCTAGAAAGAATAGATTATCTTCTCATACTGTGGATTATTG gtATGATTTGGTCAGACATTAAAAGACTCTGGTATGAGGGGTTGGAAGACTTTTTAGAAGAATCTCGTAATCAACTCAGTTTTGTCATGAATTCACTTTATTTGGCCACCTTTGCACTTAAAGTGGTTGCTCACAACAAG TTTCATGATTTTGCTGATCGGAAGGACTGGGATGCATTCCATCCTACACTGGTGGCAGAAGGCCTTTTTGCATTTGCAAATGTTCTGAGTTATCTTCGTCTCTTTTTCATGTATACAACAAGTTCTATTTTGGGTCCATTACAG ATTTCAATGGGACAGATGTTACAAGATTTTGGAAAATTTCTTGGAATGTTCCTCcttgttctgttttctttcacGATTGGACTGACACAATTATATGATAAAGGCTATACTCCCAAAGAACAGAAGGACTGTGTAGGAATCTTTTGTGAAGAGCAAAGTAATGATACTTTCCATTC GTTCATTGGcacttgctttgctttgttttggtaTATTTTTTCCTTAGCACATGTGGCAATCTTTGTCACAAGGTTTAGCTATGGAGAAGAATTGCAGTCCTTTGTTGGAGCCGTTATTGTTGGTACATACAATGTCGTGGTTGTGATAGTGCTTACCAAGCTGCTGGTGGCAATGCTTCACAAAAGCTTTCAGTTGATAGCA AATCATGAAGACAAAGAATGGAAGTTTGCTCGAGCAAAGTTGTGGCTTAGCTACTTTGATGACAAATGTACATTACCCCCACCTTTCAATATCATTCCTTCACCAAAGACTATCTGCTATATGATTAGTAGCCTCAGTAAATGGATTTGCTCTCATACATCTAAGGGCAAAGTTAAACGGCAAAACAGTTTAAAG GAATGGAGAAATCTGAAACAAAAGAGAGATGAAAACTACCAAAAAGTGATGTGCTGCTTAGTACATCGTTACTTAACTTCCATGAGACAAAAGATGCAAAGTACAGACCAGGCAACTGTAGAAAATCTGAATGAGCTACGGCAAGATCTCTCAAAATTCCGAAATGAAATTAGGGATTTGCTTGGCTTTAGGACTTCTAAGTATGCTATGTTTTACCCACGAAATTGA